The following proteins are co-located in the Paenibacillus sp. JNUCC32 genome:
- the cydD gene encoding thiol reductant ABC exporter subunit CydD, whose product MGKDLLGYKGAKTVFFLVAVCTLAQSMAILLQAKWLAEAVSALFAGSTLQEQGETIALFLLAFLARHGISVVQQGIAQRFAEETGTSLRKQLLEELFRNGPSFVRSEGTGNVVTLVLEGIGKFRKYAELTIPRMMGAGITPALVWLYVFMTDRISGIILLVTMPILIVFLILVGLAARKQTERQLDSYRMLSNHFVDSLRGLTTLKFLGQSRKHGASIQQVSEGYRTATMRTLRVAFLSSFALDFFTMLSVASVAVNLGLRLINGSLELLPALLILILAPEYFLPVRMVGADFHATLDGKQAGEAMQSIIREARKGHTSGSSGSVAAEVSANGAGPFEPTGALETPATGTMERTSTGLTFKIQNNFSGPSRRPQSSFRWEKDSVLELSGIGLRHEEQGPASLEEVTFRIPGRRKIGIVGESGAGKSTLIELLGGFMAPTSGAMALNGMMLEESNRREWRSEVTYMPQQPYLFGATLEENVRFYAPEASRAQVEAAVKAAGLSELVKSLPGGLAEMIGGGGRALSGGQAQRVALARALLGGRQVLLLDEPTAHLDIETEYELKETMLSLFQDKWVFLATHRLHWMQDMDYIIVLHQGRVAEKGTHEELMARQGVYYGLMTSQMEGVQ is encoded by the coding sequence ATGGGAAAAGATCTGCTGGGATACAAAGGCGCCAAGACGGTATTCTTCCTTGTCGCCGTATGTACCCTGGCACAGAGCATGGCCATCCTTCTGCAAGCCAAATGGCTGGCGGAAGCCGTATCCGCCCTGTTTGCGGGATCAACGCTGCAGGAGCAGGGGGAGACCATTGCCTTGTTCCTGCTTGCATTTCTGGCGCGCCACGGGATCTCGGTCGTGCAGCAAGGAATCGCGCAGCGCTTTGCCGAGGAGACGGGCACGAGCCTGAGAAAGCAGCTGCTGGAGGAGCTGTTTCGGAACGGGCCGTCCTTTGTCCGGTCGGAAGGAACAGGCAATGTGGTTACGCTTGTGCTGGAGGGCATCGGCAAGTTCCGCAAATATGCGGAGCTGACCATACCTCGCATGATGGGGGCGGGCATTACCCCGGCGCTGGTATGGCTGTACGTTTTCATGACGGACCGGATCTCGGGCATCATTCTGCTGGTGACCATGCCGATCCTGATCGTGTTTCTCATCCTCGTGGGACTTGCCGCGAGAAAGCAGACCGAGCGGCAGCTGGATTCCTACCGGATGCTGTCCAATCATTTCGTGGATTCGCTGAGAGGGCTGACCACCCTGAAGTTTCTGGGACAGAGTCGCAAGCACGGCGCGAGCATACAGCAGGTCAGCGAGGGGTATCGTACAGCTACCATGCGGACGCTGCGCGTGGCGTTTCTGTCCTCTTTTGCGCTGGATTTCTTTACGATGCTGTCCGTGGCGTCGGTTGCGGTAAACCTGGGCCTGCGCCTCATTAACGGCAGCCTGGAGCTGCTGCCCGCGCTGCTCATCCTGATCCTGGCACCGGAGTATTTCCTGCCGGTGCGCATGGTCGGAGCCGACTTCCACGCCACGCTGGACGGCAAGCAGGCAGGGGAAGCGATGCAATCCATCATCCGGGAAGCCCGAAAGGGGCACACGAGCGGAAGTTCGGGTTCTGTTGCCGCGGAGGTTTCGGCTAACGGCGCGGGTCCATTCGAGCCAACGGGAGCGCTTGAAACCCCGGCGACAGGAACGATGGAACGAACCTCAACGGGCCTAACATTTAAAATTCAAAATAATTTCTCGGGTCCCAGCCGCAGGCCGCAGTCATCATTCCGTTGGGAAAAGGACAGCGTACTGGAGCTCTCCGGTATCGGCCTCAGACACGAAGAACAAGGGCCCGCTTCATTGGAGGAGGTCACCTTCCGAATACCGGGACGACGCAAGATCGGCATCGTCGGGGAGAGCGGAGCCGGCAAATCCACGCTGATCGAGCTGTTAGGCGGCTTCATGGCGCCAACATCCGGAGCGATGGCGCTGAACGGCATGATGCTGGAAGAATCGAACCGACGCGAGTGGCGGTCGGAGGTCACCTATATGCCGCAGCAGCCGTATTTGTTCGGGGCAACCTTGGAGGAGAACGTGCGCTTTTATGCGCCGGAGGCGTCCAGAGCTCAAGTGGAAGCGGCGGTAAAGGCGGCCGGTCTGTCGGAGCTGGTAAAAAGCTTGCCGGGCGGCCTTGCGGAGATGATCGGCGGCGGCGGACGCGCTTTAAGCGGCGGCCAGGCACAACGCGTGGCTTTGGCCAGGGCGCTGCTTGGCGGCCGGCAGGTTCTGCTGCTGGATGAGCCGACGGCGCATCTGGATATTGAGACGGAGTATGAGCTGAAGGAGACGATGCTGTCCCTTTTTCAAGACAAGTGGGTATTTCTGGCGACGCACAGGCTTCACTGGATGCAGGATATGGATTATATCATCGTTCTGCACCAGGGGCGCGTTGCGGAAAAGGGAACCCACGAGGAGCTTATGGCACGACAGGGCGTCTATTACGGACTGATGACATCGCAGATGGAGGGAGTACAATGA
- the fumC gene encoding class II fumarate hydratase: MDYRIEKDTLGEIKVPADKLWAAQTQRSSENFRIGTETMPKEIIRAFAILKKSAAIVNGKLGKLDADKVDAITTAADEIVDGKWDEHFPLVVWQTGSGTQSNMNVNEVIANRANQLLERKDSTLRVHPNDDVNKSQSSNDTFPTAMHMAAVVAMEDQVMPALRRLKKTFEKKSDEYKDLIKIGRTHLQDATPLTLGQEISGWHRMLEKCELMLASAVEPLRELAIGGTAVGTGINAHPKFGEMTAAEISLQIGKSYASASNKFHSLTSHDEIVFAHGALKALAADLMKIANDVRWLASGPRSGIGELTIPANEPGSSIMPGKVNPTQSEALTMVVCQVMGNDATIGFAASQGNFELNVFKPVIIYNFLQSVRLLSDAMDSFDQNCAIGIEANLDVIRANMERSLMLVTALNPHIGYENAAAIAKRAHQEGTTLREAALASGLLSGEDFDRIVRPEEMIHPKE; encoded by the coding sequence ATGGATTATCGTATTGAGAAGGATACCCTGGGTGAGATTAAAGTGCCTGCGGATAAGTTATGGGCAGCGCAGACACAGCGCAGTTCCGAGAATTTCCGGATAGGAACCGAAACGATGCCGAAGGAGATCATTCGGGCGTTCGCGATATTGAAGAAGAGCGCGGCCATCGTCAACGGCAAGCTCGGCAAGCTGGATGCAGATAAGGTGGATGCGATCACAACCGCGGCCGACGAGATCGTGGACGGCAAGTGGGATGAGCATTTTCCGCTGGTGGTTTGGCAGACCGGCAGCGGCACGCAGTCCAACATGAACGTGAACGAAGTCATTGCGAATCGGGCCAATCAGCTGCTCGAGCGAAAAGACAGCACGCTGCGCGTTCATCCCAACGATGACGTCAACAAATCCCAAAGCTCCAACGATACGTTTCCGACGGCGATGCACATGGCTGCAGTCGTGGCCATGGAAGATCAAGTGATGCCTGCGCTCCGCCGCTTGAAGAAAACGTTCGAGAAGAAAAGCGATGAATATAAGGACCTGATCAAAATCGGCCGTACGCACCTTCAGGATGCAACGCCGCTGACGCTCGGACAGGAAATCAGCGGCTGGCACCGGATGCTGGAGAAGTGCGAATTGATGCTGGCTTCGGCCGTAGAACCGCTGCGCGAGCTGGCTATTGGCGGCACCGCCGTGGGTACCGGCATTAACGCGCATCCGAAATTCGGAGAAATGACGGCGGCCGAAATCAGCCTGCAGATCGGAAAAAGCTACGCGTCCGCCAGCAACAAGTTCCATTCGCTGACCAGCCATGACGAGATCGTATTTGCCCATGGGGCGCTGAAGGCACTGGCTGCCGATCTGATGAAGATCGCCAACGATGTTCGCTGGCTGGCAAGCGGTCCCCGTTCCGGCATCGGCGAGCTCACGATCCCTGCCAACGAACCGGGAAGCTCCATCATGCCGGGGAAAGTAAATCCAACCCAGAGCGAAGCGCTGACGATGGTGGTCTGCCAAGTGATGGGCAACGATGCCACGATCGGTTTTGCGGCAAGCCAGGGCAATTTTGAGCTGAACGTCTTCAAGCCGGTCATCATTTATAATTTCCTGCAGTCCGTGCGTCTGCTGTCGGATGCCATGGATTCGTTCGACCAGAATTGCGCCATCGGCATCGAAGCCAATCTTGACGTGATCCGCGCGAACATGGAGCGGTCGCTAATGCTGGTGACGGCGCTGAATCCGCATATCGGATACGAGAATGCCGCCGCCATCGCGAAACGTGCGCATCAAGAAGGGACAACGCTTCGCGAAGCAGCGCTGGCAAGCGGTCTGCTTAGCGGAGAGGATTTTGACCGGATCGTCCGTCCGGAAGAAATGATACATCCGAAGGAATAG
- a CDS encoding PTS sugar transporter has protein sequence MNRQIAIIGSSGGNLYNLGGKDPRKLLDEILMQLDSAGLSCGALQFIAAQVSMDAAKDTTPAALYSWSSSQGEPIIVAEGTLQQVNQAAERLDREIAEQIELGEIDGIIVMSADPEGSNRHAIEAAAKFRLPVTGTGGTSMAIIQTKGAHVIAASGTTGTTNRTRAVTFVTSLSKHWRLTYRPVIGNASANIHAASGSSSPWGRINIRGIMMASLPGFIGMALILAVSKIPGLSSLTEVFDLLIKALPVIVAVIAAKQVSELDEVSIVAGIVAGVLSVEGGIIGGIIGGIGAGIIVHYIFRQCVEWRFPATTVNIVAGGVSGLIAGLLVYFLIAPIALSAGQGIRFLIETLVSWSPAMAGLIAGLLIWPAIIGGVYHAAILPIVLLEMETTSNSFLGAVDMVGLVMVSAGITLANIIAPRDKGEAAVAAPGFAINMGFGTFVEAAYPFMFSNKLVFAGAIASAGLGGMLVGLFGVRGTAYVPSFIGPITSNNTMGFLISMAASLLCSFLITFFVNKLSGYRDARNTVSM, from the coding sequence ATGAATCGTCAAATCGCCATCATCGGAAGCAGCGGCGGCAATCTGTACAATCTCGGCGGCAAAGACCCGCGCAAACTGCTGGATGAGATATTGATGCAGCTCGATAGCGCCGGCCTGTCCTGCGGGGCCCTGCAGTTTATCGCCGCCCAGGTCTCCATGGACGCAGCCAAGGATACGACGCCCGCGGCTCTTTACAGCTGGAGCTCTTCCCAAGGAGAGCCCATCATTGTCGCTGAAGGCACCCTTCAGCAGGTCAATCAGGCGGCCGAGCGGCTGGACCGGGAGATTGCCGAGCAGATTGAACTCGGCGAAATTGACGGCATCATCGTCATGAGCGCCGACCCGGAGGGCAGCAACCGGCATGCCATTGAGGCCGCTGCCAAATTCCGCCTGCCGGTGACCGGTACGGGCGGAACCTCCATGGCCATCATCCAAACCAAAGGCGCGCATGTCATTGCGGCTTCGGGCACAACCGGAACCACCAACAGAACGCGAGCGGTCACCTTTGTCACTTCCCTCAGCAAGCATTGGCGGCTTACGTACCGGCCGGTCATCGGGAATGCGTCCGCAAATATCCATGCGGCGTCCGGCAGCTCATCTCCATGGGGAAGAATCAATATTCGGGGCATCATGATGGCGTCCCTCCCCGGTTTCATCGGCATGGCCCTGATCCTGGCGGTCAGCAAAATCCCGGGGTTATCTTCGTTGACCGAAGTGTTTGACCTGCTGATTAAGGCGCTGCCGGTCATCGTTGCGGTCATTGCGGCCAAACAGGTCTCCGAGTTGGACGAGGTGTCCATCGTGGCGGGCATCGTGGCAGGCGTTCTGTCCGTTGAAGGAGGCATTATCGGCGGCATCATCGGCGGGATCGGCGCAGGCATTATCGTCCATTACATATTCCGCCAATGCGTGGAGTGGCGTTTCCCCGCTACGACGGTCAACATTGTTGCCGGCGGCGTGTCGGGACTGATTGCCGGTTTGCTGGTCTACTTCCTCATTGCGCCGATTGCGCTGAGCGCAGGGCAAGGCATCCGCTTCCTGATCGAGACCCTTGTCTCCTGGAGCCCCGCCATGGCTGGATTGATTGCCGGCCTGCTGATCTGGCCCGCCATCATCGGCGGCGTCTATCATGCGGCCATCCTGCCGATTGTGCTGCTGGAGATGGAAACAACCAGCAACAGCTTCCTCGGCGCGGTCGATATGGTCGGCTTGGTGATGGTATCCGCAGGCATCACGCTAGCCAATATTATCGCTCCGCGGGATAAGGGAGAAGCCGCCGTCGCAGCCCCCGGATTCGCCATCAACATGGGGTTTGGCACCTTCGTTGAGGCCGCCTATCCGTTCATGTTTTCGAACAAGCTTGTATTTGCCGGAGCGATTGCCTCGGCTGGACTTGGCGGCATGCTCGTCGGTTTGTTCGGGGTCCGGGGGACGGCCTATGTGCCCTCCTTCATCGGGCCCATTACATCGAATAACACGATGGGCTTCCTGATCTCGATGGCAGCCAGCCTGCTCTGTTCGTTCCTGATCACCTTCTTCGTTAACAAGCTGTCCGGTTACCGGGATGCCCGGAATACCGTGAGCATGTAA
- a CDS encoding DUF2332 domain-containing protein, which yields MDSKRLVNVFRHFAERECPGSSVFYEYLARHIADDEEVLQVAALVPSGQPVPNMLFGAVQYLLLQGEGPELRAYYPGLAEHPKEMASCYPHFRAFVLEHEAAIIGILKRKRVQTNEVRRCAYLYPVFCSIYDKVRKPLALVELGTSAGLQLLWDQYSYSYGDTASYGLTESKVRITSEIRGDRKPFLLASSPPVVYRMGIDLHVNDVRNPEHFLWLRALIWPGNHDRVSMLEHAAEALKQQSDVRFREGDGTVLLPDIVKEIPEEAVICVFHTHVANQIPEASRQKLLRHLSEIGSKRDIVHVYNNMQDEDLHADYILGGVPSKFTAARTDGHARWFEWLL from the coding sequence GTGGATTCGAAACGGTTGGTGAACGTATTTCGTCATTTTGCCGAGCGGGAATGTCCGGGTTCCAGCGTGTTTTATGAGTATTTGGCCCGGCATATTGCCGATGATGAAGAGGTGCTGCAGGTCGCTGCGTTGGTTCCGTCCGGCCAGCCCGTGCCCAATATGCTGTTCGGAGCGGTTCAATACTTGCTGCTTCAGGGCGAGGGTCCGGAGCTGAGGGCGTATTACCCCGGCCTTGCGGAGCACCCGAAGGAGATGGCCTCCTGTTATCCCCATTTCCGGGCATTCGTGCTGGAGCATGAAGCAGCCATTATCGGAATCCTGAAGCGCAAACGGGTACAGACGAACGAGGTCCGTCGCTGCGCGTACCTGTATCCGGTGTTCTGCTCCATTTATGACAAGGTCCGGAAGCCGCTTGCCCTGGTGGAGCTTGGAACGAGTGCCGGATTGCAGCTGCTGTGGGATCAATACAGTTATTCCTATGGAGACACGGCGAGTTACGGCCTTACGGAATCGAAGGTGCGCATTACATCGGAGATCAGGGGAGACCGCAAACCGTTCCTGCTGGCCTCCAGTCCGCCGGTTGTTTACCGGATGGGGATCGATCTGCATGTGAATGACGTACGGAACCCGGAGCATTTCTTATGGCTGCGAGCTTTGATTTGGCCGGGCAATCACGATCGGGTGTCCATGCTGGAGCATGCGGCGGAAGCGTTGAAGCAGCAGTCAGACGTACGTTTCCGGGAGGGGGATGGGACGGTGCTGCTGCCTGACATTGTGAAGGAGATTCCGGAAGAGGCCGTGATCTGCGTGTTTCATACGCATGTGGCCAACCAGATTCCGGAGGCGTCCAGGCAAAAATTGCTGCGGCATCTTAGCGAGATTGGAAGCAAGCGCGATATTGTGCACGTCTACAACAATATGCAGGATGAGGATCTGCATGCCGATTATATCCTCGGGGGCGTGCCGAGCAAGTTTACGGCGGCACGCACGGATGGGCATGCGCGCTGGTTCGAGTGGCTGTTATAA
- a CDS encoding hemolysin family protein, which translates to MDDNIGLNLFLVAVLIAATAFFVMTEFAIIRLRPSRVDQLVMEGRKGALAVKKVTSNLDGYLSACQLGITITALGLGWLGEPTIEKILHPVFDSLAIPAAIASLISFLLAFIIMTYIHVVIGELAPKTIAINKAEAVSFLCATPIIWFNRIMYPFIWLLNGSANKIVRLFGMHPASEHEEAHSEEELRMILSDSYESGKINQAEYGYVSRIFAFDDMLAKEIMVPRTDMICLYVDKPLAANLQIIKREQYTRFPVVRGDKDQIVGMVNTKQFFLEFDDNSNIDLTKLIHPAMTVSEAIPIKKLLRKMQQEGTHMAILIDEYGGTSGMITIEDILEEIVGEIRDEFDEDEERELTQPEPNRIIADGKVSINRINDLLHTDLSTDDLDTIGGWLYGHNSELAKGDTWRYNDLTFTVIEKKTHRYTKLQIVKETPEEAAEEASAVAAASESTE; encoded by the coding sequence TTGGACGACAATATAGGCTTGAATTTATTCCTAGTCGCTGTACTTATCGCAGCTACCGCTTTTTTCGTTATGACGGAATTTGCTATCATAAGACTTCGTCCCAGCCGGGTAGACCAATTGGTGATGGAAGGGCGAAAAGGCGCTCTTGCCGTTAAAAAGGTAACTTCGAATCTCGACGGATATCTGTCCGCGTGTCAGCTCGGGATTACCATCACGGCGCTCGGTCTCGGTTGGCTCGGGGAACCGACCATCGAGAAGATTCTGCACCCGGTGTTTGACAGCCTTGCCATTCCTGCGGCAATCGCATCGCTGATTTCATTCCTGCTTGCATTTATTATCATGACTTACATTCACGTCGTTATCGGTGAACTTGCACCGAAAACGATCGCTATCAATAAAGCTGAAGCCGTGTCGTTCCTCTGCGCGACGCCGATCATATGGTTCAACCGGATTATGTACCCGTTCATCTGGCTCTTGAACGGATCGGCCAATAAAATCGTTCGCCTGTTCGGCATGCATCCGGCAAGTGAACATGAAGAGGCTCACTCGGAAGAAGAACTCCGCATGATTCTCAGCGACAGCTATGAGAGCGGAAAGATTAACCAAGCCGAATACGGTTATGTAAGCCGAATTTTTGCTTTTGACGATATGCTTGCCAAAGAGATTATGGTACCTCGTACCGACATGATCTGTCTGTATGTTGACAAGCCGCTTGCCGCCAACCTGCAGATTATCAAGCGCGAGCAGTACACCCGGTTCCCGGTTGTCCGCGGAGACAAGGATCAGATCGTCGGCATGGTGAACACCAAACAGTTCTTCCTGGAGTTCGATGACAATTCCAATATCGACTTGACCAAGCTGATTCATCCGGCCATGACGGTATCCGAAGCGATCCCGATCAAGAAGCTGCTTCGAAAAATGCAGCAGGAAGGCACGCATATGGCCATCCTGATCGACGAATACGGCGGTACGTCCGGCATGATCACCATCGAGGATATTTTGGAGGAGATCGTCGGCGAAATCCGCGACGAATTCGACGAGGATGAAGAGCGCGAGCTGACCCAGCCTGAGCCGAACCGCATCATCGCAGACGGCAAGGTATCCATTAACCGGATCAACGACCTGCTTCATACGGACCTGAGCACGGATGACCTGGATACGATCGGCGGCTGGCTGTACGGTCATAACTCCGAACTCGCCAAAGGCGATACGTGGAGGTACAATGACCTGACGTTCACCGTCATCGAGAAGAAGACCCACCGCTATACGAAGCTGCAAATCGTCAAAGAAACGCCTGAAGAAGCGGCGGAGGAAGCCTCTGCCGTTGCAGCGGCCAGCGAAAGCACCGAATAG
- the cydC gene encoding thiol reductant ABC exporter subunit CydC translates to MKQESWFRPYVTANFWRFLLIVTLGVLTIMFAGMLMFTSGYLISKSALRPENILMVYVPTVGVRTFGIGRAVIHYVERLVGHDTILRILSRMRLRLYRILEPQALRLSSRYRTGDLLGVLSDDIEYLQDVYIRTVFPSIVALVLYAGVILAVGLFDPAFALLLALYIAVLVLVLPLISLLLTKRKNREVKQARSHLYRKLTDAVLGIHEWYASGRQAEFLTGYEADEAEVDRTDRSLKRWSRLRAFIGQGVVAVTVVSVVYWSGRQYADGAIDVTLIAAFVLVVFPLMDAFLPVSEAVERIPQYGQSVARLRAIESADASEGRQDLPQMLDKAEVESVISRGVHVKADGVSFRYDQGADGPSGLEPSGVDREASALTDVSLDIAPGAKVAVIGRSGAGKSTLLQLIQGVLAPSGGSLTLGGVESARFGDEISSVISVLNQSPHLFDTTLANNIRLGSPDATEAEIRDAAAMARLEPLVASLPEGLGTRMQEAGQRFSGGERQRVALARILLQKTPVVILDEPTVGLDPRTERELLSTMFASLQDRTLIWVTHHLVGVERMDEILFMEDGRIVMRGTHDELMERYPRYRNLYRLDRPAV, encoded by the coding sequence ATGAAGCAGGAATCGTGGTTTCGACCCTATGTAACGGCAAATTTCTGGCGTTTTCTGCTCATTGTCACGCTGGGCGTGCTCACCATTATGTTTGCCGGGATGCTGATGTTCACATCCGGTTATTTGATCTCCAAATCCGCCCTGCGTCCGGAAAACATCCTGATGGTGTACGTGCCGACCGTAGGGGTTCGTACCTTCGGCATCGGACGGGCGGTGATCCATTACGTGGAGCGCCTGGTGGGGCATGATACGATTCTTCGCATCCTGTCCCGCATGAGGCTTCGGCTGTACCGCATTCTGGAACCGCAAGCCCTCCGTTTATCTTCCCGGTATCGCACCGGGGATCTGCTGGGGGTGCTCTCCGATGACATCGAGTATTTGCAGGACGTTTACATCCGAACGGTCTTCCCATCGATTGTTGCGCTTGTGTTATATGCCGGGGTCATTCTGGCCGTCGGTCTGTTTGATCCGGCATTCGCCCTTCTGCTCGCACTGTATATAGCGGTGCTGGTGCTGGTGCTGCCGCTGATCTCGCTGCTGCTCACCAAACGGAAGAATCGGGAAGTGAAACAGGCCCGCAGCCACCTCTACCGGAAGCTGACCGACGCGGTGCTGGGCATTCATGAATGGTACGCCAGCGGCCGGCAGGCGGAATTCCTGACCGGTTACGAGGCGGATGAAGCCGAGGTGGACCGGACCGACCGTTCGCTTAAGCGCTGGTCGCGCTTGCGCGCCTTTATCGGTCAAGGCGTGGTTGCCGTGACGGTGGTCTCGGTGGTGTATTGGTCGGGACGACAGTATGCGGACGGTGCCATCGACGTTACGCTGATCGCGGCTTTTGTGCTGGTTGTGTTCCCGTTAATGGATGCATTTCTGCCGGTATCCGAAGCCGTTGAGCGGATTCCGCAGTACGGCCAATCGGTCGCAAGGCTCCGGGCGATTGAAAGCGCGGATGCCTCCGAAGGGCGGCAGGACCTGCCGCAGATGCTGGATAAGGCAGAGGTGGAATCCGTCATAAGCCGCGGCGTTCATGTGAAGGCGGACGGCGTCAGCTTCCGCTATGATCAGGGGGCAGACGGCCCATCGGGGCTGGAACCATCCGGCGTGGACAGGGAGGCGTCTGCATTAACCGATGTGTCGCTGGATATTGCTCCCGGCGCCAAGGTAGCCGTCATCGGGCGCTCCGGTGCCGGCAAGTCGACCCTGCTGCAGCTGATCCAGGGCGTGCTGGCGCCATCGGGAGGAAGCCTTACCCTAGGCGGCGTGGAGTCAGCGCGTTTCGGCGATGAGATCTCTTCCGTCATTTCGGTATTGAACCAGAGTCCGCACTTGTTCGACACAACGCTTGCGAACAATATTCGGCTTGGCTCCCCGGACGCCACGGAGGCTGAAATCCGGGACGCCGCCGCCATGGCACGGCTTGAACCGTTGGTAGCCTCCCTACCGGAAGGACTTGGCACCCGCATGCAGGAAGCCGGGCAGCGTTTCTCCGGAGGAGAGCGCCAGCGCGTGGCCTTGGCCCGAATCCTGCTGCAGAAGACGCCCGTTGTCATTCTGGATGAGCCCACGGTCGGGCTGGATCCCAGAACCGAGCGGGAACTGCTGTCCACCATGTTCGCCAGCCTGCAGGACCGCACCTTGATTTGGGTGACGCATCATCTGGTCGGCGTGGAGCGCATGGATGAGATCCTCTTCATGGAAGACGGTCGAATCGTTATGCGGGGCACCCACGATGAGCTGATGGAGCGATATCCGCGGTATCGGAACTTGTACCGTTTGGATCGTCCGGCGGTATAG
- the cydB gene encoding cytochrome d ubiquinol oxidase subunit II, which produces MLSLNELWFVLVAVLFIGFFFLEGFDFGVGMSTQLLAKNDTQRRVLINSIGPFWDANEVWLLTAGGAMFAAFPNWYATLFSGFYIPLVFLLLALIGRGVAFEFRGKVGDVRWKRVWDGAIFTGSVLPPFLLGVVFACLIQGLPINEEMQLHAGFFDVVNLYTVVGGLTMVMLCLLHGLMFTTLRTLGDLQERARRMARRLLIPVAALFVAFGVMTYFMTDIFEKRGVALTVLLVLALLAFLLGGYFMNVKRDGWAFGMTGAVIALLVTSVFVGLFPRVMVSSINAAFDLTIYNAASGPYSLKIMTIVAVSLLPFVLGYQIWSYFVFHKRVHEKEHLEY; this is translated from the coding sequence ATGCTGTCTCTTAACGAACTGTGGTTTGTGCTCGTCGCCGTATTGTTTATCGGGTTCTTCTTCCTGGAGGGCTTCGATTTCGGAGTCGGGATGTCCACGCAGCTGCTGGCCAAAAACGATACCCAGCGCCGGGTGCTGATCAACTCGATCGGCCCGTTCTGGGACGCCAACGAGGTTTGGCTGCTGACGGCGGGCGGCGCGATGTTCGCGGCCTTCCCGAACTGGTATGCCACGCTGTTCAGCGGGTTCTACATTCCGCTTGTCTTTCTTCTGCTGGCCTTGATCGGGCGCGGCGTGGCATTTGAATTCCGCGGCAAGGTGGGCGATGTCCGCTGGAAAAGGGTGTGGGACGGAGCGATCTTCACCGGAAGCGTGCTTCCGCCATTCCTGCTCGGCGTTGTTTTTGCCTGCCTGATCCAGGGGCTCCCGATTAACGAAGAGATGCAGCTGCATGCCGGATTCTTCGACGTCGTGAATCTCTATACCGTGGTCGGCGGGTTGACGATGGTGATGCTCTGCCTGCTGCATGGCTTGATGTTCACGACGCTGCGCACGCTGGGGGATCTCCAAGAGCGGGCGCGCCGCATGGCCCGGCGGCTTCTGATTCCTGTCGCGGCCCTGTTCGTGGCATTCGGGGTGATGACGTATTTCATGACCGATATCTTCGAGAAGCGCGGCGTGGCGTTAACCGTCCTGCTGGTGCTGGCCCTGCTTGCATTCCTGCTGGGCGGATATTTCATGAACGTCAAGCGGGACGGCTGGGCTTTCGGGATGACCGGCGCGGTCATCGCACTCTTGGTAACGTCCGTGTTCGTGGGCTTGTTCCCGCGCGTGATGGTCAGCTCCATCAACGCTGCATTTGACCTGACCATTTATAATGCGGCCTCCGGACCGTATTCCCTCAAGATTATGACGATTGTGGCCGTATCGCTGCTGCCTTTTGTTTTGGGCTATCAAATTTGGAGTTACTTCGTTTTCCACAAACGGGTACATGAGAAGGAGCATCTGGAGTACTGA